A genomic stretch from Helianthus annuus cultivar XRQ/B chromosome 1, HanXRQr2.0-SUNRISE, whole genome shotgun sequence includes:
- the LOC110903799 gene encoding uncharacterized protein LOC110903799 — protein MTSFAKLEFMALDITGKNYLSWVLDAEIHLNANNLDETIKEGNKSNTQDKAKVMIFLRHHIHEALKSEYLTIKDPLVLWTNLKERYGHQKMVILPRALYEWINLRLQDFKSISEYNSEMFRITSQLILCDENITDKEML, from the coding sequence ATGACAAGTTTTGCAAAGCTTGAATTTATGGCTTTAGATATTACTGGGAAAAACTATTTGTCATGGGTATTGGATGCTGAAATACATTTGAATGCAAATAATCTGGATGAAACAATTAAAGAAGGAAATAAGTCAAATACCCAAGATAAGGCAAAAGTCATGATCTTTTTACGCCATCATATTCATGAGGCTTTGAAAAGTGAGTACCTCACTATCAAGGATCCACTTGTCCTTTGGACCAACCTGAAAGAAAGGTATGGCCACCAGAAAATGGTAATATTACCGAGAGCTCTTTACGAGTGGATCAATTTAAGGTTGCAAGACTTTAAGTCTATAAGCGAGTACAACTCGGAAATGTTTAGAATCACATCACAATTGATTCTATGTGATGAAAATATTACTGATAAGGAAATGTTGTAA
- the LOC118481861 gene encoding glutathione S-transferase T3-like produces MHPYRPLFGVPARPTNPNTTQPQNPYNLQDMDPSFLTYAAYLSGATPFVPPPFGYGQAGGSQPSQPESEPDVDVVPETQPEPVQDKSKRGKRSHKKKEKDEPRRTKNIIKWTKEEEFTLTRAWLDISEDEETANFQTGPVFWDRVRALFFSTWGQGEHRDKDSISSKWTDINNKSHAFQEVYQRNYDTRPSGESDIGVLTRTLEEFERTKCPFTYYKCWELLRKSPKWAVVNPMTSSSRRRAKRSKTSSSIDPSTATSDARNVDLNEAVDVDEEVQEELVRPTGRRKGTGKKTVESSSDLELKEDFEEMNRRLQDIRDLGHQRYEIMKERVAETKKFNEMQEARQMEKDIEFLSKPIDHLQGDALILAKCVAKKLEKNMDSR; encoded by the exons ATGCATCCATACCGACCCCTTTTTGGTGTCCCCGCAAGACCcacgaacccgaacacaacccaaccgcaaaacccgtataaccttcaagacatggacccgagctttttaacgtacgcggcttacttgagtggcgccACTCCGTTTGTGCCTCCCCCTttcggctatggtcaagccggcgggtcgcaaccgtcacaacccgaatccgaacccgatgtcgatgtcgtgccggagacgcaacccgaaccggtgcaagataaatcgaaacgcggcaaaaggtcgcataagaagaaggaaAAAGACGAACCTCGGCGTacaaaaaatatcattaaatggacgaaggaagaggaattcacgttgactcgggcgtggctcgacatttcggaggacgaagaaaccg caaactttcaaacgggcccCGTTTTTTGGGATAGGGTCCGTGCACTCTTTTTTAGCAcgtggggtcaaggcgaacatcgggacaaagattccatttctagcaaatggaccgacatcaacaacaagtcTCACGCGTTCCAAGAAGTTTACCAACGTAACTACGATACTCGCCCGAGCGGTGAAAGTGACATCGGGGTTTTAACGAGGACTTTGGAGGAGTTCGAGAGGACGAAATGCCCTTTCACGTACTATAAGTGTTGGGAGctactacgaaaaagtccaaagtgggcggtagttaatccaatgacgtctagtagtagacgtcgagctaaaaggtcaaaaacatcatcctccaTTGACCCGTCAACTGCGACATCGGATGCCCGCAATGTTGATTTAAATGAGGCGGTGGACGTTGACGAGGAAGTTCAAGAAGAGTTGGTCCGACCCACCGGTAGAAGAAAGGGAACCGGGAAAAAAAcggtcgagtcgtcttccgatcttgagttaaaggaagatttcgaggagatgaaccgtcgtctccaagacattcgcgacctcggccaccaacgttatgagattatgaaagaacgagtggccgaaaccaaaaagtttaacgagatgcaagaggcgaggcaaatggaaaaggacattgagtttttgtccaaacctatcGACCACCTACAAGGCGATGCGTTGATACTTGCcaaatgcgtcgccaaaaaattagagaaaaatatggactctagatga
- the LOC110868342 gene encoding internal alternative NAD(P)H-ubiquinone oxidoreductase A1, mitochondrial isoform X2 has translation MYWFKTLTRFTTASKQRATTKFTPTLFSLQHIHHFTTAGDAAAPPVSGLGPTKKTDKPRVVVLGSGWAGCSLMKGIDTSLYDIVCVSPRNHMVFTPLLASTCVGTLEFRSVAEPIGRIQPAISHEPGSFFFLADCKDVDAKNHEVHCQTITDGLQSLKPWDFKISYDKLVIASGAEASTFGINGVKEHAIFLREVYHAQEIRRKLLLNLMLSDVPGVSDEEKRRLLHCVVVGGGPTGVEFSGELSDFIMKDVRQRYSHVKDYIHVTLIEANDILSSFDDRLRVYATNQLTKSGVRLVRGTVKDVQPKKIVLSDGTDVPYGLLVWSTGVGPSSFIRNMDLPKAPGGRIGIDEWLRVPSAPDIFAIGDCSGYLESTGKSTLPALAQVAEREGKYLAGLLNKIGKAGGGHANSGADMELGDPFVYRHLGSMATVGNFKALVDLRQSKIHVVDVTRKTYDSLEKFTAKTLALTLKKV, from the exons ATGTACTGGTTCAAGACCCTCACCCGCTTCACCACCGCCTCCAAACAACGCGCCACCACCAAATTCACACCCACTCTATTCTCTCTACAACACATCCACCATTTCACCACCGCCGGCGATGCAGCTGCTCCGCCGGTTTCTGGGCTTGGGCCCACCAAGAAAACGGACAAGCCCAGAGTGGTGGTTCTGGGCTCCGGTTGGGCCGGGTGTAGTTTGATGAAGGGGATTGATACTAGCTTATACGACATCGTTTGTGTGTCTCCCAGGAATCATATGGTGTTTACTCCTTTGTTGGCTTCTACTTGTGTTGGGACACTTGAGTTTCGGTCTGTTGCTGAGCCCATTGGCCGGATTCAACCGGCGATTTCGCATGAACCGGGTTCTTTTTTCTTTTTGGCTGATTGTAAAGATGTTGATGCCAAGAATCATGAG GTGCATTGCCAAACAATAACAGATGGATTACAATCACTAAAGCCATGGGATTTCAAAATTTCATATGACAAATTAGTGATAGCTTCCGGAGCCGAAGCTTCGACCTTTGGAATCAATGGTGTGAAAGAACACGCGATTTTCCTTCGCGAGGTTTACCATGCTCAAGAAATCAGAAGGAAACTGCTTCTCAACTTGATGCTCTCCGATGTGCCCG GCGTTTCTGATGAAGAAAAGCGTAGACTTTTGCATTGTGTTGTTGTTGGAGGCGGTCCCACTGGAGTCGAGTTCAGTGGCGAACTTAGTGATTTCATCATGAAAGATGTCCGTCAAAGATATTCTCATGTAAAAGATTACATTCATGTTACCTTGATCGAG GCCAATGATATCTTATCTTCGTTTGATGATCGCCTACGTGTATATGCTACAAATCAATTGACCAAG TCTGGAGTTCGTCTGGTTCGTGGAACTGTGAAGGATGTTCAACCTAAAAAGATAGTTCTAAGCGACGGGACTGATGTTCCATACGGTTTATTGGTATGGTCTACTGGTGTGGGCCCCTCGTCTTTCATTAGAAATATGGATCTACCTAAGGCTCCAGGTGGAAG GATTGGGATAGACGAATGGTTAAGGGTACCATCTGCACCCGACATTTTTGCAATTGGGGACTGTAGTGGCTACCTTGAGAGCACTGGGAAATCAACCCTTCCGGCTTTGGCCCAA GTGGCGGAGAGAGAGGGGAAGTACCTAGCAGGACTACTAAACAAGATTGGTAAGGCGGGGGGCGGACACGCCAATAGTGGCGCTGATATGGAACTCGGTGACCCGTTTGTTTATAGGCATTTAGGGAGTATGGCAACTGTTGGGAATTTCAAGGCTCTTGTGGATCTCAGGCAAAGCAAG ATTCATGTTGTGGATGTCACAAGAAAAACTTATGATAGCTTGGAAAAGTTCACTGCCAAAACACTTGCTTTGACTCTTAAAAAA GTGTAA
- the LOC110868342 gene encoding internal alternative NAD(P)H-ubiquinone oxidoreductase A2, mitochondrial isoform X1, with translation MYWFKTLTRFTTASKQRATTKFTPTLFSLQHIHHFTTAGDAAAPPVSGLGPTKKTDKPRVVVLGSGWAGCSLMKGIDTSLYDIVCVSPRNHMVFTPLLASTCVGTLEFRSVAEPIGRIQPAISHEPGSFFFLADCKDVDAKNHEVHCQTITDGLQSLKPWDFKISYDKLVIASGAEASTFGINGVKEHAIFLREVYHAQEIRRKLLLNLMLSDVPGVSDEEKRRLLHCVVVGGGPTGVEFSGELSDFIMKDVRQRYSHVKDYIHVTLIEANDILSSFDDRLRVYATNQLTKSGVRLVRGTVKDVQPKKIVLSDGTDVPYGLLVWSTGVGPSSFIRNMDLPKAPGGRIGIDEWLRVPSAPDIFAIGDCSGYLESTGKSTLPALAQVAEREGKYLAGLLNKIGKAGGGHANSGADMELGDPFVYRHLGSMATVGNFKALVDLRQSKEAKGVSITGFASWLMWRSAYLTRVVSWRNRFYVTVNWLTTFVFGRDISRI, from the exons ATGTACTGGTTCAAGACCCTCACCCGCTTCACCACCGCCTCCAAACAACGCGCCACCACCAAATTCACACCCACTCTATTCTCTCTACAACACATCCACCATTTCACCACCGCCGGCGATGCAGCTGCTCCGCCGGTTTCTGGGCTTGGGCCCACCAAGAAAACGGACAAGCCCAGAGTGGTGGTTCTGGGCTCCGGTTGGGCCGGGTGTAGTTTGATGAAGGGGATTGATACTAGCTTATACGACATCGTTTGTGTGTCTCCCAGGAATCATATGGTGTTTACTCCTTTGTTGGCTTCTACTTGTGTTGGGACACTTGAGTTTCGGTCTGTTGCTGAGCCCATTGGCCGGATTCAACCGGCGATTTCGCATGAACCGGGTTCTTTTTTCTTTTTGGCTGATTGTAAAGATGTTGATGCCAAGAATCATGAG GTGCATTGCCAAACAATAACAGATGGATTACAATCACTAAAGCCATGGGATTTCAAAATTTCATATGACAAATTAGTGATAGCTTCCGGAGCCGAAGCTTCGACCTTTGGAATCAATGGTGTGAAAGAACACGCGATTTTCCTTCGCGAGGTTTACCATGCTCAAGAAATCAGAAGGAAACTGCTTCTCAACTTGATGCTCTCCGATGTGCCCG GCGTTTCTGATGAAGAAAAGCGTAGACTTTTGCATTGTGTTGTTGTTGGAGGCGGTCCCACTGGAGTCGAGTTCAGTGGCGAACTTAGTGATTTCATCATGAAAGATGTCCGTCAAAGATATTCTCATGTAAAAGATTACATTCATGTTACCTTGATCGAG GCCAATGATATCTTATCTTCGTTTGATGATCGCCTACGTGTATATGCTACAAATCAATTGACCAAG TCTGGAGTTCGTCTGGTTCGTGGAACTGTGAAGGATGTTCAACCTAAAAAGATAGTTCTAAGCGACGGGACTGATGTTCCATACGGTTTATTGGTATGGTCTACTGGTGTGGGCCCCTCGTCTTTCATTAGAAATATGGATCTACCTAAGGCTCCAGGTGGAAG GATTGGGATAGACGAATGGTTAAGGGTACCATCTGCACCCGACATTTTTGCAATTGGGGACTGTAGTGGCTACCTTGAGAGCACTGGGAAATCAACCCTTCCGGCTTTGGCCCAA GTGGCGGAGAGAGAGGGGAAGTACCTAGCAGGACTACTAAACAAGATTGGTAAGGCGGGGGGCGGACACGCCAATAGTGGCGCTGATATGGAACTCGGTGACCCGTTTGTTTATAGGCATTTAGGGAGTATGGCAACTGTTGGGAATTTCAAGGCTCTTGTGGATCTCAGGCAAAGCAAG GAAGCAAAAGGTGTGTCAATTACGGGATTCGCTAGTTGGTTAATGTGGCGTTCTGCTTATCTGACTCGCGTTGTAAGCTGGAGGAATAGATTTTATGTGACTGTTAATTGGCTAACAACATTCGTGTTTGGTCGCGACATAAGCCGGATATAA